A section of the Larus michahellis chromosome 1, bLarMic1.1, whole genome shotgun sequence genome encodes:
- the ELMOD1 gene encoding ELMO domain-containing protein 1 isoform X1 produces the protein MKHFLRMFVQVCLYFYCKCLWRCLKFVVRKLTGRCELQRICYNTKPGAARTMKIEASLKGSKSKRLQTSVSVHPDAIEKTIDDIMELKRINPDINPQLGVSLQACLLQIVGYRNLIAEVEKLRREPYDSENPQHEEMLLKLWKCLKPNSPLKARISKQWCEIGFQGDDPKTDFRGMGLLGLYNLVYFAEWDTEIAQQVLSDSLHPKYREVTKKELSQFSKAEWEKKKFDKAIGYSFAIVGINITDLAYNLLVSGALKTHFYNVAPEAPTLTHFQQTFCYLMHEFHKFWIEEDPLDIMEFNRVREKFHKRILKQLQNPEMALCPHFAASESLINM, from the exons GATGTTTGTCCAGGTATGCCTGTACTTCTACTGCAAATGCTTGTGGCGCTGCCTGAAATTCGTGGTCAGGAAGCTAACAGGTCGCTGTGAATTGCAAAGGATCTGTTACAATACCAAACCTGGAGCTGCCAGAACTATGAAAATAG AGGCATCACTGAAAGGTTCAAAAAGTAAG CGTCTGCAAACTTCAGTAAGTGTTCACCCTGATGCTATTGAAAAAACTATAGATGACATCATGGAGCTGAAAAGGATTAATCCAGATATAAATCCACA GTTGGGAGTATCTCTTCAGGCATGCCTGCTGCAGATTGTGGGGTACAGAAATCTGATTGCAGAGGTTGAAAAGCTGCGCAGAGAGCCGTACGATTCAGAGAATCCGCAACATGAGGAAATGCTTCTGAAG TTGTGGAAATGCTTGAAGCCCAATTCACCACTGAAAGCTAGGATTTCGAAGCAGTGGTGTGAAATTGGTTTCCAAGGTGACGATCCTAAAACAGACTTTAGAGGGATGGGTCTCCTGGGCTTATATAACTTGGT GTATTTTGCCGAATGGGACACTGAGATAGCTCAGCAAGTTCTCTCTGATTCTCTTCACCCTAAATACAG GGAAGTCACTAAGAAGGAactaag ccaaTTCAGCAAAGCcgaatgggagaagaaaaagttTGATAAGGCAATCGG ctATTCTTTTGCTATAGTGGGCATTAACATAACAGACCTCGCATACAACTTGCTTGTGAGCGGAGCTCTGAAGACCCATTTCTACAATGTTGCTCCAGAAGCACCAACACTAACTCACTTTCAGCAGACGTTCT GCTACTTAATGCATGAATTCCACAAATTCTGGATTGAAGAGGACCCGCTGGACATAATGGAGTTCAACCGTGTCAGAGAGAAATTTCACAAGCGAATCTTGAAACAGCTGCAGAACCCAGAGATGGCTCTGTGCCCTCACTTTGCTGCATCAGAAAGTTTAATCAATATGTAG
- the ELMOD1 gene encoding ELMO domain-containing protein 1 isoform X2, whose product MKHFLRMFVQVCLYFYCKCLWRCLKFVVRKLTGRCELQRICYNTKPGAARTMKIEASLKGSKSKRLQTSVSVHPDAIEKTIDDIMELKRINPDINPQLGVSLQACLLQIVGYRNLIAEVEKLRREPYDSENPQHEEMLLKLWKCLKPNSPLKARISKQWCEIGFQGDDPKTDFRGMGLLGLYNLVYFAEWDTEIAQQVLSDSLHPKYSQFSKAEWEKKKFDKAIGYSFAIVGINITDLAYNLLVSGALKTHFYNVAPEAPTLTHFQQTFCYLMHEFHKFWIEEDPLDIMEFNRVREKFHKRILKQLQNPEMALCPHFAASESLINM is encoded by the exons GATGTTTGTCCAGGTATGCCTGTACTTCTACTGCAAATGCTTGTGGCGCTGCCTGAAATTCGTGGTCAGGAAGCTAACAGGTCGCTGTGAATTGCAAAGGATCTGTTACAATACCAAACCTGGAGCTGCCAGAACTATGAAAATAG AGGCATCACTGAAAGGTTCAAAAAGTAAG CGTCTGCAAACTTCAGTAAGTGTTCACCCTGATGCTATTGAAAAAACTATAGATGACATCATGGAGCTGAAAAGGATTAATCCAGATATAAATCCACA GTTGGGAGTATCTCTTCAGGCATGCCTGCTGCAGATTGTGGGGTACAGAAATCTGATTGCAGAGGTTGAAAAGCTGCGCAGAGAGCCGTACGATTCAGAGAATCCGCAACATGAGGAAATGCTTCTGAAG TTGTGGAAATGCTTGAAGCCCAATTCACCACTGAAAGCTAGGATTTCGAAGCAGTGGTGTGAAATTGGTTTCCAAGGTGACGATCCTAAAACAGACTTTAGAGGGATGGGTCTCCTGGGCTTATATAACTTGGT GTATTTTGCCGAATGGGACACTGAGATAGCTCAGCAAGTTCTCTCTGATTCTCTTCACCCTAAATACAG ccaaTTCAGCAAAGCcgaatgggagaagaaaaagttTGATAAGGCAATCGG ctATTCTTTTGCTATAGTGGGCATTAACATAACAGACCTCGCATACAACTTGCTTGTGAGCGGAGCTCTGAAGACCCATTTCTACAATGTTGCTCCAGAAGCACCAACACTAACTCACTTTCAGCAGACGTTCT GCTACTTAATGCATGAATTCCACAAATTCTGGATTGAAGAGGACCCGCTGGACATAATGGAGTTCAACCGTGTCAGAGAGAAATTTCACAAGCGAATCTTGAAACAGCTGCAGAACCCAGAGATGGCTCTGTGCCCTCACTTTGCTGCATCAGAAAGTTTAATCAATATGTAG